Proteins from one Rhinolophus ferrumequinum isolate MPI-CBG mRhiFer1 chromosome 15 unlocalized genomic scaffold, mRhiFer1_v1.p scaffold_54_arrow_ctg1_1, whole genome shotgun sequence genomic window:
- the TUFM gene encoding elongation factor Tu, mitochondrial: protein MAATTLLRATPLFSGLGAGPTPALQGLLRSLKAPALPLLCRGLAVEAKKTYVRDKPHVNVGTIGHVDHGKTTLTAAITKILAEGGGAKFKKYEEIDNAPEERARGITINAAHVEYSTAARHYAHTDCPGHADYVKNMITGTAPLDGCILVVAANDGPMPQTREHLLLAKQIGVEHVVVYVNKADAVQDSEMVELVELEIRELLTEFGYKGEETPVIVGSALCALEQRDPELGLKSVQKLLEAVDTHIPVPTRDLEKPFLLPVESVYSIPGRGTVVTGTLERGILKKGDECEFLGHNKNIRTVVTGIEMFHKSLERAEAGDNLGALVRGLKREDLRRGLVMAKPGSIQPHQKVEAQVYILSKEEGGRHKPFVSHFMPVMFSLTWDMACRVILPPGKELAMPGEDLKLNLILRQPMILEKGQRFTLRDGNRTIGTGLVTDTPSMTDEDKNIKWS, encoded by the exons ATGGCGGCCACCACCCTGCTGCGCGCGACGCCCCTCTTCAGCg GTCTCGGCGCCGGCCCGACCCCCGCGCTGCAGGGTCTGTTGCGGTCGCTGAAGGCCCCGGCCCTGCCCCTTCTGTGCCGCGGGCTGGCCGTGGAGGCCAAGAAGACCTATGTGCGCGACAAGCCCCACGTGAACGTGGGAACCATCGGCCATGTGGACCACGGCAAGACCACACTGACCGCGGCCATCACGAAAA TTTTAGCGGAGGGAGGCGGGGCCAAGTTTAAGAAGTACGAGGAGATTGACAACGCCCCCGAGGAGCGCGCCCGCGGTATCACCATCAATGCGGCCCACGTGGAGTACAGCACTGCGGCCCGCCACTACGCCCACACAGACTGCCCGGGCCACGCAGATTACGTTAAG AATATGATCACAGGCACCGCCCCCCTCGATGGCTGCATTCTGGTGGTGGCAGCCAATGACGGTCCCATGCCCCAGACCCGAGAGCACTTATTACTGGCCAAACAG ATTGGAGTGGAGCACGTGGTGGTGTATGTGAACAAGGCAGATGCCGTCCAGGACTCCGAGATGGTCGAGTTAGTTGAGCTGGAAATCCGGGAGCTGCTCACGGAGTTTGGCTACAAAGGGGAGGAGACCCCTGTCATCGTGGGCTCTGCGCTCTGTGCCCTGGAG CAACGCGACCCTGAGCTCGGCCTGAAGTCTGTACAGAAGCTGCTGGAAGCCGTGGACACCCACATCCCTGTGCCCACCCGGGACCTGGAGAAGCCTTTCCTGCTGCCTGTGGAGTCAGTTTACTCTATTCCCG GCCGGGGCACGGTGGTGACAGGTACGCTAGAACGTGGCATTTTGAAGAAGGGAGACGAGTGTGAGTTCCTGGGACATAACAAGAACATTCGCACGGTGGTGACAG GCATCGAGATGTTCCACAAGAGCCTGGAGAGGGCAGAGGCTGGCGATAACCTGGGAGCCCTGGTCCGCGGCCTGAAGCGGGAGGACCTGCGGCGGGGCCTGGTCATGGCCAAGCCAGGCTCCATCCAGCCCCACCAGAAGGTGGAGGCACAG GTTTACATCCTCAGCAAAGAGGAAGGAGGCCGTCACAAGCCCTTTGTGTCTCACTTCATGCCCGTCATGTTCTCCCTGACGTGGGACATGGCCTGTCGTGTCATCTTGCCTCCAGGGAAG GAGCTTGCCATGCCCGGAGAGGATTTGAAGCTGAACCTCATCTTGCGGCAGCCAATGATCCTAGAGAAAGGCCAGCGTTTCACCCTGCGAGACGGCAACCGGACGATCGGCACCGGCCTCGTCACCGACACGCCCAGCATGACCGACGAGGACAAGAATATCAAGTGGAGTTGA